A stretch of DNA from Columba livia isolate bColLiv1 breed racing homer chromosome 11, bColLiv1.pat.W.v2, whole genome shotgun sequence:
tgggcagaggccagttgtatgaggtttaaccaGGCCAAGCGCTGGGTTCTGCACTTAGGTTGTATGCTACAGGCTCGGAGAAGAGTggttggaaagctgcctggcagagagggatctggtggtgttgattgacagtggttgaatatgagccagcagtgtgcccaggtggtcaaaaaggtcaacagcatcctggcttttatcaggaatagtgtggccagcaggactggggaagtgattgtgccactgtactcggcgctggtgaggccacacctagaatactgtgttcagttttgggcccttcatcataagaaagacattgaggtactagagagagtgcagaggagagcgatgaagctggtgaggagcctggagcacaagtcttatgaggaatggttgagggagctggggctgtttagcctggagaaaaggaggctgaggggaaaccttatcGCTgcctacagctacctgaaaggaggttgtagtatggatggtgttggtctcttttcccaagtagaaagtaataggacaagaggaaatggcctcaagttgcgccaggggaggtttagattggatattaggaaaaaattcttcacagaaagggttgtcaggtgttggaacggactgcccagggaagtggtggagtcaccatccctggaggtgttttaaaggcttttagaTGAGCTTCTTAGGGtcacggtttagtgctagagttgatTAGGTTACAATCGGagttgatgatcctgagggtttccttcaaccgaaatgattctacgattctatgacaCTACTGCGATGACTCACCGAATGCAGGCATGCGCTAATAACACCATGAAAGTTTTCCAAAATACTGTATGATTGACCACTAtgtttttagtattttcttgctttaagaAGCACAAACATTAACTTATTACATTCCAgaacaaaagaacaaattacattaaatacCATTAAACACTGTCTTGTAAGCAATGATGAGAGCATTTTTCTTGGCCTTGAGTCATCTGCAAAGGTCACTTGAATTCATAATTGGATGCTCCAAATTTAATTAACTAGAAACACAAGTTAGTGACATTTGgaagtttcattttgtttagacTTATTCTCCATCCAAGTCTTTTCCACCCCCTCTTTCCATGTTTGAGATTCCACATACTTTAACGTAAGTCAATTCTGCCTAGGAAagggtgtttcacaaacacgTTCCTCATGAGTGCTTAACTGTCAGTGCCAGCCTCCCTAACACTAAAAATCATGAACAGACtagttttttttccaacttcagTGCACAGAGAGGCCACAAGGAATAAAATGCTGTAAATACTATGCAAAATTTAGTATTATAAACCATTTAGCATATTTTATAAAATCGGCATTAGATATACTGttagctatttttttaaaaggaaagaatgagaacattaaataatattaataactaGCTtctggacatttgcttttctttcctttttctttccttaactGCTTATTGCCTTCTTTCCGGCATTTAGAATACTACAGAAACTGAGAAACTAAAGCACATATCAACTGACTGTATTTTACATACACTGGACAGAATTTCAGGTCTGTAGGAAACTTCATTCACTACAGGAGTTTCAAGCTACATTTGATACACTGACCATGCAACCATATAGAATTGTTTGGAATTTCATGCTGATTTTATAGAAATTATGGTTGGTTTCAATTTTCTATGCCCATTTTCAGGGTTGGGTTTTGGAGGTTCTTTTCCTCTTTATGGATTTAATCTGATTTCTTTCCCAGTTACTTTGTGGTATATTCCAGTCTTCTCTTTAACCTCTTCTGAACTTCTATGTGGATGCTTAACATACAGTAAATGAAAAGCATagtttgcattttcatttttaaaccaaGGATATTTAAGACCTTGTTAAAGTTTGGCCTTCTGAAATTCTCATCATCAGTATCTGTCAATTTAAGCATGTCTTTAAAGTTATTTTGGTTATTAGATTATTAAAAGAGGATTTCAATGAAGCAGTCTACATATAagaattttctctttcccatccAAGCTTggtgacttttttcttttcatgaacAGAGACTGAAAGAATTAGAACTTTTTACTTCCAAAGGAAGATTTCagttctttctaatttttcagTGCATGTGAGATGCTGCCTCAGAGACCAAAATCGCATGAATGCCTTgctgaaaatggagaaaatcaTGGTTCGGTTCTCCTTCAGGGACATATAAAGACAGATCGGAACAGACATGACGTAGAACTGGGAACAGAAAACTGAGTGCATGCAGTTAATGACTGGCCATTTAACTCTGAGATAGATTTGTTCTGAGCAAAGAATCCAGAATGCACAAGCTCTGTTTCCTCTGATCCCTCCGTGgtcttgttttctctcttgaaCATGGCTAACAtcacaacatttttaaagtgaCATAGTTATTGGAGAGTTCACTAAACTTTATGAAGAGATGCACAGACAGAGTATCTTTAGAAAAGTGCCATTCAAAGACCTAAAACATTCTTTGGATTTCAAATTACCTCTGAGTTAGAGTGTCAAATACTACTTATGTGAGAGTTAGTCCTAATTCTGGTGGTACATAATTGCTTAAAATTCTGAAAAGCACATAAAAGCATAGCAAACAGTACTGAATATACCTAACAATTTGTGAATTTCAAATGATCTgtctttaattaaaatgcattgCCTTGTAGGCACaatgggattttttaaaataagatgaaaaaacaCGTAAAGATTTGAATACAGTAAATGTATCGCACGTAGTGCCCAAGTAGAATGAAACTTTGagagataatattttattttgccattCAGATTTGCTATACAGTAGgcttataaaatatttgtacatCCCCAGCTTCTATCCTCTACTAAATTCTATATGGATAGTGCAAAGTTTCCACATGAAAGACATTTATGTCTCAACtgagaagaaagtagaaaaactACTAccaaaaactaaaataaaagaattccTACAAGTTAGTATGAATGTCACCATCTACTtcatggggaaagaaaaaaagctaaaaaatcaTGTAAAAATTCTAGCAATAATATAGCCTTGGAGAAAAGCTTTTGGCATGtcctttttaaaagcagtagtATTTCTTACCACTGTAACTTCAGCCAGCATCCGCCTGCTCAAAGAAATCTCAATTTCTATTGGcacaaattgttttaaaaagccattttgaATCTTTCTGGTTTTTAGTTCTGTATAAATAGAAAACTcaaacatggatttttttttaaaaaaaaacccctctccTTAAGTTAATGGCCAGCAGaggcaaaagaacaaatggATATAAGCTGTCGCTGAAAAAATGCAGATTGCAAATTACTACAGAGTCTCTagccattaaaataaatcaaactctGGAACAGCCTTCAGCGGAAACACTGGGGGCAAAGAAATAACAACTCCAATTTAGTATTGGCAAAGTTTATGAAAAGAGAATTATCTGATGCAATTCCCAGGCTAGCAGAGCACTGGACTTGATGacccagagatcccttccactgttatgttttttgtttggctaGATGCAGATGTTCATCTGTTTTTCAGCCTCGCTGTGGTTTTTCTAAAGTGTAATTTAAATGAAAGTTAATATAATTTTTGTAAGTTTCAGTTAGAAATTACTCTTTGTAAGACTTGTTGCTAGGCCTGCAGCAGAGTGAAACTTGTCAAAGAATTCTGAAAGCTTGACTTAAAGTTGGCTTAGCATTGTAGAGAAGCACAGCAGTGTAAGTGTTCAGAGATGAACGCTCAGCAGGGCAcggaccatgagaagagacaaCTGATCTACTGGTAgggaaaataggaagaaaaagaaatacaggctagggtgagtgtcaggaggatggagccaggctcttttcggtgacaaccaatggtaggacaaggggtaatgggtgcaaactgaaacacaggaggttccacctaagtgtgagaagaaacttgttcctggtgagggtggcagagcctggcccaggctgcccaggggggttgtggagtctccttctgtgcagacattccaaccccctggacaccttcctgtgtaacctcatctgggtgttcctgctccatggggggattgcactgggtgagctttccaggtcgcTTCCAATCCCTGATATTCtcggattctgtgattctgtgactgataTATCAGTAATATCAAGGAAGAACACAGAACAGTAAAGCAAGCAAAGGACATCAGGATACTAAAAAAACTATAAGAAGGAGAAATATCCTAGATATTTCATGCCTTTCTAAAaccaaataatgaaaaattattacCGTGTGTGGTGGCTGTGAAGAGCCAATACAAacttgaaagagaagaaattttgTTCAAGAGGAAGGTCATCTTTCAGGCGACAATCTAACACAAGCCCCTCTTTCCTCCTACTTTGCTTTCCTCCCCCATGCTTCAGATACTGGAATTTGCCAAGAGCTGGCTGGCTTCGGAAGGCCTCACTCTGGAGAACGAGTCACAGTACAGATGCTACTGCACACAGTTCTGTAGGTGGCTCAGTGTGGAAGAAAATACCTCATCTCAGAAATCTAAGCTATCGCTTAAAGGAATAATAATATTCAAGCTTGAAAACAACCTGATGTTCCTTAATAACTTGCACCATCCTCCTGCCTTTGCTcagttatttgtttgttttattaacaCAAGAATATGTTGTTATGTTGCAGGTAACTTAAATGTGTCATAGTGGCTACAGAAAGCTATTGCAGATATACATCAGCAAGATGAAAATCGCGTAATTTGCAGAAAACAACTCTAAATGTTTTCGGGTTTGAATAAATAAGTTCTCAGAGCAGCTTTTAATGATTTTCAAATACACGTATCTTTACAGCTCTCATCAGTCATAAAAGCACACAAAGGTCAAACAAATACTTTATCTTATTTAAGACACCGTGGTCTGTTTTCTATCACTCACAAGTTCTAAGGCTTACACTCTTTCAAAGCGGTGATACTGCTACACAAGTCTTCAAAATAAAGGCTTTACACAAATTCTGTGAACATTGATGGCTATGCATATAATTCTCCCAAATGAACCCTGATAAAGACATGCTGATtcttcaaaaacagaaaaattacatataCTAACATGGCAACTTCAGTATATACCTAAAAATTTTAACTGGCTGTGTGGAGACATGATCACATAGAGATGATTTTTAAAGTCTAGCCCTCTCTTCACATGAATAAATacatgatttttctgttttctgtgactAGTTGCTGCAGATTTTAAGAAAAGGCAGAAGTATTACAGAACATCAGTTTAACTAAACCTCCTAAGTTGACATGGAAACAACCAACCATATTTCAGCCCTTACTGTGTCCCTTCACAGGTATTCTAGAAATCCGAACAGTGGCAGTCGGAATAGTGGCAATCAAAGGAGTGGAAAGTGAATACTTTCTGGCAATGAACAAGTCAGGAAGACTCTATGGAAAGGTATGGATGCAAACTTCTCTTCTGTGTACAATTACCACATACAACCTTAAAGATAGATATTTTTAGATGTAGTATCTGTATAGTTTGTATAAACTAGATTCCTAACAATTTAAAACGTATCCTGCACTTCTCCCATATGTTCTGTAGTAGACTTTTATGTCTATTTAATAAATTCCGTGCTTAGAGCtcatatactttttaaaaatgtggaatACTAAGGGGGGATAGACAAAGCTAAAATATTCAATATACAGATTTCAGAATTCctatttattaattaaaaatattattaataagtGGGGTTTATAGTGCATATTCTTCTCCCGTCTTCCCCAatttaagtattaaaaatacCCTCGTACTTATTTTACTCTATTTTATTATCTACTCTCAACAGAAAGTATGCAATGAGGACTGCAACTTCATAGAACTGATTGAAGAGAACCATTATAATACTTATGCTTCTGCAAAATGGACACACAAAGGAAAGGAGATGTTTGTTACTTTAAACCACAAAGGGGTCCCCATGAAaggtaaaaaaacaaagaaagaacacagaGCATCCCACTTTCTTCCTCTGGCAATATCCTAATCACAAATGATCTATAAAGAACTGGTTCCAGcaggaagattatttttaagacGACTATTTGATGAGATATCAAGAGAGGCTGGAATACTACTGAGAAACTGAACAAGCTGGACTTGCgcatttatgtttatttttaagagactACATGAAAAAGATTTGAAAATATACACAAAACCAGATTTACTAACTAAAAGTTGTAAAAAATTCTAAAGAGTTGTACAATCGTTATCTTAGTCATTGTAACTGGGTAGtttcttaaattaatttacCCCGAAGAATAAGCCATGACTTGATTATctgataatattttatttaagaaaaaaaacctatcTGCTTCTTAAATATGGCtgctataataataataagcagATGATAATGTTGTGTAAAATATGTCAGACTTTAAGGCTGCTGGAATGAGTTGTCAGATTATCAAGTCAGTAGTAAACGTGGAGGCTGagcagtattttaaatacttcccCCAAGAAACTGATATCCTATACATAAACTatatgttcagaaaaaaaatatataatcttGTAAATGTTTATTGTTGTATTCAGATAAAAGAGTTAGTTTGGAAAAACTAAGTTTACTCTACTACAAAATGTTCCTATctattaatgaaataaatacctAATGCTGCTCTAAAAGATGTTTCAAATAGTGTATGTAAAATAAGAATAGGAATTAATAATGTACTTCATCTCACTTTTCACAAATTAACATTTTATATAACGATGAAGCAAAAATTCAGACATACTAAGGTTTTTTATGTAACATATCCTATCTTTTGTATAATTCCTGTTAGGGCATACAGCTTTCAATATTGTTTTTCTACCCTTATACATGCTTTTCCTGTTGTTACAGcattaaactttattttaagtTGTATTTGAACTTTATTGTTCTAAgttatttaaatgttatttataaaaaaaaaatacttattaagCTGCATCTGTTTCATATGCTTTTAATTCTAAAGGAATAACAAAATGGTCTGGCTGAGATGCATGAATTTTTTTGTGTGAGCAGACAC
This window harbors:
- the FGF7 gene encoding fibroblast growth factor 7 isoform X1; amino-acid sequence: MHKWILTWILPILLYRSYFYIIFLMGTISLACNDMTPEQMATNVNCSSPERHTRSYDYMEGGDVRVRRLFCRTQWYMRIDKRGKVKGTREANNNYSILEIRTVAVGIVAIKGVESEYFLAMNKSGRLYGKKVCNEDCNFIELIEENHYNTYASAKWTHKGKEMFVTLNHKGVPMKGKKTKKEHRASHFLPLAIS
- the FGF7 gene encoding fibroblast growth factor 7 isoform X2; protein product: MEYLAIQLLSTGTTCNDMTPEQMATNVNCSSPERHTRSYDYMEGGDVRVRRLFCRTQWYMRIDKRGKVKGTREANNNYSILEIRTVAVGIVAIKGVESEYFLAMNKSGRLYGKKVCNEDCNFIELIEENHYNTYASAKWTHKGKEMFVTLNHKGVPMKGKKTKKEHRASHFLPLAIS